In Haloarcula salinisoli, one genomic interval encodes:
- a CDS encoding class I SAM-dependent methyltransferase, whose amino-acid sequence MWADSREALVDLALDDCDRVLDVGCGTGELTRVLREESDGDVVALDADADLLASVPGPTVRGDATRLPVEDDSFDLVICQALLINLPDPAAAVREFARVASDRVAAVEPNNGAVTVQSTVDSEPPLARRARERFLDGVDTDVELGADAADVFEAAGLDVVSTRRYDQELTVEPPYGERAVRAARRKATGEGLATDRETILAGETTPEEYDALREQWREMGRAVVGQMGTGDYERRETVPFFVTVGRV is encoded by the coding sequence ATGTGGGCCGACTCTCGCGAGGCACTCGTGGATCTCGCACTCGACGACTGCGACCGCGTCCTCGACGTCGGCTGTGGCACCGGGGAACTCACCCGCGTCCTTCGGGAGGAGAGCGACGGCGACGTGGTGGCGCTCGACGCCGACGCGGACCTGCTGGCCTCGGTCCCGGGACCGACCGTCAGGGGTGACGCCACGCGGCTCCCCGTCGAGGACGACAGCTTCGACCTTGTAATCTGTCAGGCCCTGCTCATCAACCTCCCCGACCCCGCCGCTGCGGTCCGGGAGTTCGCCCGCGTGGCGAGCGACCGCGTCGCGGCCGTCGAGCCCAACAACGGCGCGGTCACGGTCCAGTCGACCGTCGACAGCGAGCCGCCGCTCGCTCGGCGCGCCCGCGAGCGCTTCCTCGACGGTGTCGACACCGACGTGGAACTCGGGGCCGACGCCGCCGACGTCTTCGAGGCGGCCGGCCTCGACGTCGTCTCGACCCGCCGATACGACCAGGAACTGACCGTCGAGCCACCGTACGGCGAGCGCGCAGTCAGAGCCGCCCGCCGGAAGGCCACCGGCGAGGGGCTGGCGACCGACCGCGAGACGATTCTCGCGGGCGAGACCACGCCGGAGGAGTACGACGCGCTACGCGAGCAGTGGCGCGAGATGGGACGGGCGGTCGTCGGGCAGATGGGGACCGGCGACTACGAGCGCCGGGAGACGGTCCCCTTCTTCGTCACTGTGGGACGGGTGTGA
- a CDS encoding alpha/beta fold hydrolase: MQIRIYDDGAGRRSASGTDEVRDCLFVLGWGNRCRHENVQWLVDRLAERYRVHVAELPTHITDVEREWVTPLAEYAADLDRFHVLSHSAGGLAVAHLEADGLGNCVYLSPWWGSDYPLPAFVLGALTSLPISRPVVPFSELEADALGSLATDQQVADAPTAASPAFLGTIDRAQRRLPPARENAVAFCTLTDAIVDPRAVGHRLPADRIRLYDGGHELFSSTAREALTETVLEALERGPAGLRAADPREAQ; the protein is encoded by the coding sequence ATGCAGATTCGGATCTACGACGACGGTGCGGGTCGCCGGTCCGCCAGTGGTACCGACGAGGTTCGGGACTGCCTGTTCGTGCTGGGCTGGGGGAACCGCTGTCGTCACGAGAACGTCCAGTGGCTCGTCGACCGGCTCGCCGAGCGCTACCGCGTCCACGTCGCCGAGTTGCCCACCCACATCACCGATGTCGAGCGCGAGTGGGTCACGCCGCTTGCGGAGTACGCGGCCGACCTCGACCGCTTTCACGTCCTGAGCCACAGCGCCGGCGGGCTGGCAGTCGCCCACCTCGAGGCCGATGGGCTGGGCAACTGCGTCTACCTCAGCCCCTGGTGGGGCAGCGACTACCCGCTGCCCGCCTTCGTCTTGGGCGCTCTCACGTCGCTCCCGATATCGAGGCCCGTCGTCCCGTTCAGCGAGCTCGAGGCCGACGCGCTGGGCTCGCTCGCGACCGACCAGCAGGTCGCGGACGCCCCCACGGCCGCGTCGCCGGCCTTCCTCGGGACCATCGACCGCGCACAGCGACGGCTCCCGCCGGCCCGCGAGAACGCCGTGGCATTCTGTACGCTCACGGACGCTATCGTCGACCCGCGGGCGGTCGGCCACCGGCTCCCGGCCGATCGTATCCGGCTGTACGACGGCGGCCACGAGCTGTTCTCCTCGACTGCCAGGGAGGCGCTCACCGAGACGGTCCTCGAGGCGCTCGAACGGGGGCCCGCGGGACTTCGGGCCGCCGACCCTCGTGAGGCTCAGTAG
- a CDS encoding DUF7095 family protein has protein sequence MDRAAAVARVEDIVETVESETMPVPVREVWVYGDVALGLDPIERLDVYVTKDILFKDAPERSEEFEKSHGVDGVGKTVRAEWADEHPDYLRANASGHAAPEKCLAAHLLPDDTDEPIHLEVCNASFDDNVTQRLKGAMARDDYEQILDPRGACLWVEGQRSPEAFQKLRDGEFVLPTLSGALEMLGMAADEADEAADAVRAYRDRQEGATVRGDIV, from the coding sequence ATGGACCGCGCGGCCGCCGTCGCCCGCGTCGAGGACATCGTCGAGACAGTCGAGTCCGAGACCATGCCGGTACCGGTCCGGGAGGTGTGGGTGTACGGCGACGTGGCGCTCGGGCTCGACCCCATCGAGCGCCTGGACGTCTACGTCACCAAGGACATCCTGTTCAAGGACGCCCCCGAGCGCAGCGAAGAGTTCGAGAAGAGTCACGGCGTCGACGGCGTGGGCAAGACAGTCCGGGCCGAGTGGGCCGACGAACATCCCGACTACCTGCGGGCAAACGCGAGCGGCCACGCCGCCCCCGAGAAGTGTCTGGCCGCTCACCTCCTCCCCGACGACACTGACGAGCCCATCCATCTGGAAGTGTGTAACGCTTCCTTCGACGACAACGTCACCCAGCGGCTCAAGGGCGCGATGGCCCGCGACGACTACGAGCAGATTCTGGACCCACGGGGCGCGTGTCTCTGGGTGGAAGGACAGCGGTCGCCCGAGGCCTTCCAGAAACTCCGGGACGGCGAGTTCGTCCTGCCGACGCTGTCGGGTGCCCTGGAGATGCTCGGGATGGCGGCCGACGAGGCCGACGAAGCCGCCGACGCGGTGCGGGCCTACCGGGACCGACAGGAGGGGGCGACGGTCCGTGGGGATATCGTATAG